From the Manis javanica isolate MJ-LG chromosome 13, MJ_LKY, whole genome shotgun sequence genome, one window contains:
- the DDA1 gene encoding DET1- and DDB1-associated protein 1, which produces MWQGDEGPNGGEIEWVRIKGSGQWERAEHGHPGGGARGQANDGRVTATSASAARWLEVTVRRWLRRGLWWLRWRLRRWLRQRRRKQKMADFLKGLPVYNKSNFSRFHADSVCKASNRRPSVYLPTREYPSEQIIVTEKTNILLRYLHQQWDKKNAAKKRDQEQVDLDGESSAPPRKVARTDSPDMHEDT; this is translated from the exons ATGTGGCAGGGTGATGAGGGCCCAAACGGAGGAGAGATTGAATGGGTCAGGATAAAAG GATCTGGCCAATGGGAGCGCGCAGAGCACGGGCATCCTGGAGGCGGGGCTAGAGGGCAGGCCAATGACGGGAGGGTGACGGCGACATCAGCGTCGGCTGCGCGGTGGCTGGAAGTTACTGTGCGGCGGTGGCTAAGAAGGGGGCTGTGGTGGCTGCGGTGGCGGCTGCGGCGGTGGCTGAGGCAGCGACGGAGGAAACAGAAGATG GCAGATTTTTTGAAAGGATTGCCCGTCTACAACAAAAGCAATTTTAGTCGATTTCATGCTGACTCTGTGTGCAAAGCCTCG AACCGACGTCCCTCAGTCTACCTGCCTACACGGGAGTACCCATCTGAACAGA TCATTGTAACAGAAAAGACAAACATCCTTTTGCGCTACCTACATCAGCAATGGGACAAAAAG AATGCtgccaaaaagagagaccaggagcAAGTGGACCTCGATGGCGAGAGCTCGGCACCCCCCCGCAAGGTCGCACGGACTGACAGCCCAGACATGCACGAGGACACTTAA
- the MRPL34 gene encoding large ribosomal subunit protein bL34m: protein MALLAGSIGRQSGFVSRSAALLDARWLQPWAWLGLPDAWGLTATQQTRGKARGNEYQPSNIKRKHKHGWVRRLSTPAGVQVILRRMYKGRKSLSH, encoded by the exons ATGGCTCTCTTGGCCGGATCCATCGGTCGCCAGTCGGGCTTCGTCAGTAGGTCGGCAGCACTGCTTGATGCCAG GTGgctgcagccctgggcctggctggggctcccCGACGCCTGGGGACTCACCGCCACGCAACAGACCCGGGGCAAGGCGCGCGGAAACGAGTATCAGCCGAGCAACATCAAACGCAAGCACAAGCATGGCTGGGTTCGGCGCTTGAGCACGCCGGCTGGCGTCCAGGTCATCCTTCGCCGCATGTACAAGGGCCGCAAGTCGCTTAGCCATTGA